One window of the Treponema sp. J25 genome contains the following:
- a CDS encoding S41 family peptidase, giving the protein MNYEQASSDKRSRIVRRTWLGTTLCIGLFFSLVIVSQVVGQNTQKSQQNYSAILQNVYNFILNHYVDQVDPRVLYEGAMKGMFEALEDPYSTYLTESDMTDLNDTTQGSFGGVGLYISKPSGKLPEGKLPYVEVAAPIEDTPGWRAGIMPGDLILEINGESTDKLTMDEVLSRLRGEPGTEVTIRIRRGEKMEFPLTLKRAVIEVPTVKHAMIGDSIGYLKILTFTPMTVERTREAIEDFKKKNYQACIVDLRNNYGGLLNAAIGVADFFLDGGVVVSTKSRLPGESVVYTARRNPLVPPSIPVVVLINRASASASEIVAGALKDRGRAYLIGERSYGKGSVQQVFPIDTAGFKLTTARYYTPSDVNIDKKGIPPDMEVKEPELTEVQLESLNKLYQDNRIPNFVKNEGNASPQRIEEFARQVATTYNLDFQLVRRLIHNEQMRTKIAPVYDLEFDIQLQAAVRVLKEKNVPELIKQSKTLKQLQEEAEAKDEPVGSEGKSTNTQQ; this is encoded by the coding sequence ATGAACTACGAACAAGCATCGAGCGATAAACGCTCTCGTATTGTGCGAAGAACCTGGCTGGGAACGACCCTGTGTATAGGACTTTTCTTTTCCCTCGTTATTGTTTCCCAGGTGGTGGGACAGAATACTCAAAAAAGTCAGCAGAACTATTCTGCCATTCTTCAGAACGTGTACAACTTTATTTTGAATCACTATGTCGATCAGGTAGACCCCCGGGTCCTCTACGAAGGGGCCATGAAAGGGATGTTTGAAGCCCTGGAGGACCCCTATTCTACGTATCTTACTGAATCGGATATGACCGATCTAAATGATACCACCCAGGGATCCTTTGGGGGAGTAGGTCTTTATATCTCTAAGCCTTCGGGCAAGCTTCCGGAAGGGAAGCTTCCCTACGTGGAAGTAGCTGCCCCTATCGAAGACACTCCGGGGTGGCGGGCTGGTATTATGCCTGGGGACCTCATTCTGGAAATCAATGGTGAATCCACCGATAAGCTTACCATGGATGAGGTGCTCTCCCGCCTGCGGGGAGAACCGGGTACAGAAGTGACCATTCGAATCCGGCGGGGAGAAAAGATGGAATTCCCCCTGACCCTGAAACGGGCAGTCATAGAGGTTCCCACCGTAAAACATGCCATGATTGGCGATTCTATTGGGTATTTAAAGATCCTTACGTTTACCCCTATGACGGTAGAACGAACCCGAGAAGCAATAGAAGATTTTAAAAAGAAGAACTACCAGGCCTGTATTGTGGATCTCCGCAATAATTATGGTGGTCTTCTCAATGCTGCTATTGGGGTAGCCGATTTCTTCCTGGATGGGGGAGTGGTGGTTTCTACCAAATCCCGTTTGCCCGGAGAAAGTGTGGTGTATACGGCCCGTCGGAATCCGTTAGTACCGCCTTCTATTCCTGTGGTGGTATTAATTAATCGGGCATCTGCCTCGGCTTCGGAAATTGTGGCAGGGGCTCTGAAGGATCGGGGACGGGCCTATCTTATTGGAGAGCGTTCCTACGGGAAGGGTTCCGTCCAGCAGGTGTTCCCCATTGATACGGCGGGCTTTAAACTTACCACTGCCCGATACTATACCCCCAGCGATGTAAATATTGATAAAAAGGGTATCCCCCCGGACATGGAGGTGAAAGAACCGGAGCTGACCGAAGTTCAGCTTGAATCGCTCAACAAGCTGTACCAGGATAACAGGATTCCCAATTTTGTAAAAAATGAAGGGAATGCCAGTCCCCAGAGGATCGAGGAATTTGCCCGCCAGGTGGCCACAACCTACAATCTGGATTTTCAATTGGTGCGGCGGCTTATCCACAATGAACAGATGCGTACCAAGATTGCCCCGGTGTACGATTTGGAATTTGATATACAATTACAAGCCGCAGTCCGGGTGTTGAAAGAAAAGAACGTACCGGAACTGATAAAACAAAGCAAAACCTTAAAGCAACTCCAGGAAGAAGCGGAAGCGAAAGATGAACCCGTTGGCTCGGAAGGGAAGTCAACGAACACACAGCAATGA
- a CDS encoding P-loop NTPase, giving the protein MRILPIASGKGGVGKSLIAANLSVAFAQAGKRVILADLDLGASNLHLIIGCRSPQTGIGTFLSDTRSDFSRVIMDTDIPNLRFIPGDAEIPGSANLKQNQITALAKRLLSVDADILVIDLGAGSHQSILDFFLLSGRGIVVSTPTVTATLNAYLFLKNTVFRLMYSSFSRGSPAHIYLEGLRKEGTALQKLYIPKLLEHISRIDPESHGKFLKRMQYFHPRLILNMLDEPKQAEVALKIRRSCSEYLGLDLEHLGVIYRDSLQDIALASHLPILLYKNEAILSQAIYRIADKILQSEEDEVFLEGRSIEESFQEAELEAEVDFEARMGYVEDLLHCGALSMGDLVETVKSQQLEINQLRKENLFLKSKLTKAITQGFKI; this is encoded by the coding sequence ATGCGGATACTACCGATTGCCAGTGGGAAAGGAGGAGTAGGCAAGTCCCTGATTGCAGCAAACCTCTCAGTGGCCTTTGCGCAGGCGGGGAAACGGGTAATCCTGGCAGACCTCGATCTGGGGGCATCTAATCTTCACCTGATTATTGGATGTCGCTCTCCTCAAACTGGAATCGGCACCTTCCTCAGCGACACCCGCTCCGATTTCTCCCGGGTCATCATGGATACGGACATTCCCAATCTGCGCTTTATTCCTGGCGACGCGGAAATTCCGGGAAGCGCCAACCTTAAGCAGAATCAGATTACCGCCCTGGCAAAGCGCCTGTTAAGTGTAGATGCGGATATCCTGGTGATTGACCTGGGAGCGGGGAGTCATCAATCGATCCTCGACTTTTTTCTCCTCTCAGGCCGGGGTATTGTAGTAAGCACCCCCACGGTGACTGCCACACTGAATGCATATCTTTTCCTTAAAAATACGGTCTTTCGGCTTATGTATTCCTCATTCAGTCGAGGTTCACCGGCCCATATCTACCTGGAGGGTCTCCGTAAAGAAGGGACGGCCCTGCAAAAGCTTTACATCCCCAAACTTCTGGAACACATAAGCCGGATCGATCCCGAATCGCACGGGAAATTTCTTAAGCGGATGCAGTATTTTCATCCCCGGCTCATTCTCAACATGCTCGATGAGCCCAAACAGGCAGAGGTGGCCCTTAAAATTCGCCGTTCCTGTTCAGAATATCTGGGGCTCGATCTCGAACACCTGGGGGTGATATACCGGGATTCGCTCCAGGACATTGCCCTGGCTTCGCATCTACCGATTCTATTGTATAAAAACGAAGCTATCCTCTCCCAGGCTATCTATCGCATCGCCGATAAAATCCTTCAGAGCGAAGAAGATGAGGTATTTCTGGAAGGCCGGAGCATTGAAGAAAGTTTTCAGGAAGCGGAACTGGAAGCGGAGGTGGATTTTGAAGCCCGCATGGGCTATGTGGAAGACCTCCTCCATTGCGGAGCCTTGAGTATGGGAGACCTGGTAGAAACGGTGAAAAGCCAGCAATTAGAAATCAACCAGCTACGAAAAGAAAACTTGTTTCTAAAATCCAAGTTAACCAAAGCCATAACCCAGGGATTCAAGATTTAG
- a CDS encoding flagellar assembly protein A: protein MGGLVIKGDLELVLDPLEVEVALRFTPRSQGPQWGVEEILKLLSERQIVPPPSPKKMEEVLFNLARAKSPVTEVLLRGQPPEPTVPERVQWLELPIPGELTPYVDEALERAGAPIVYRIKTEKIKRETVVTKPGPLPFLPPKKEVVITYDKKESRERVFVDTTVQDRLYADRGVKVGTLIPAKPGKPGKSVFGKPIPVSENDKTNFLFGEGLRVERNEIYCDTSGIIRVGDGWADVVPLPRHRWRVERGTDGTTLYLYFEPGLRELPLPDPITIKEAARSQGAVDKYLISDELIKKELQKALETGQPLSAFPLTSYQEADARVEITPDGLRAYLYLRKGMAGAPPLEPKRIGEVIRQSGVRLKDPQKVKTDILAFLKGPATELSDYILAEGTAPSRGKDKEIKITVSPLNEEEWQKKKERLQQWLSHPLQKGISLLFPPEEATISAMVQKGSRVAQLVSAASGTPGMDVYGQPIPAIPGNDPDMDYSSGLSLIKGDLICEQSGLLLIKQVERSYVFQLLEYQDARITVQIREDGMEATLSLEKEQGAGTPLTAEGVRQALSDAGVQRGIDGNALGDLIKEALEQGSAGPRVVARGEPAIPAGGVALVWQLPSLQQEGAPMGRQPTKAPVEKGQEVAQLIKTGEAGRAGFDVRGNVIEPEKGEGFPVKYDESLQALPFERGLRLIAGRSGELVFDGWSLTIRSQYVVSADVGPRTGNINFTGEIRIAGKVQSGFAVFGGTDIYIGGPVEGALVSAGGKVVIQQGIIGGDRGVVRARKTIEASFVERATLLAVENIVIKNGALGCNIKTNGKLHLVSERGVLVGGVCKARLGIDVMQVGSERGIRTEISFGQDYLIADQIEVLEREQEKVRQAIQALDKQIKQALASGKNIDGLGAEKVRLLKLLEKYGMKLFTLREKFEEHFPSEIRVRGNIFPGVVMESHGRYYEVKQRRSQVVFFFNRETGRIQEKSLV, encoded by the coding sequence ATGGGTGGGCTCGTCATTAAAGGAGACCTGGAACTCGTCCTGGACCCCCTGGAAGTAGAAGTGGCCCTCCGTTTTACTCCCCGTTCGCAGGGTCCCCAGTGGGGCGTCGAAGAAATTCTGAAACTTCTTTCCGAACGACAGATAGTTCCCCCACCATCTCCCAAGAAAATGGAAGAGGTTCTTTTTAATCTTGCCCGAGCGAAGAGTCCCGTTACGGAGGTACTCCTCCGGGGGCAGCCCCCCGAACCTACCGTCCCCGAACGGGTGCAATGGCTAGAACTGCCCATTCCCGGTGAACTTACCCCCTACGTGGATGAAGCTCTGGAGCGCGCGGGGGCCCCCATCGTGTACCGAATAAAAACAGAAAAAATAAAACGAGAAACGGTGGTGACCAAACCGGGCCCCCTCCCCTTCCTGCCTCCTAAGAAAGAGGTGGTAATTACCTATGATAAAAAGGAAAGCCGCGAACGGGTTTTTGTAGATACCACCGTACAGGACCGTCTGTATGCCGACAGGGGAGTAAAAGTAGGCACCCTTATTCCGGCTAAACCCGGCAAACCAGGAAAAAGTGTGTTTGGGAAACCCATTCCGGTCTCGGAAAATGACAAAACAAACTTTCTCTTTGGAGAAGGCCTACGGGTTGAACGGAACGAAATATACTGTGACACAAGCGGTATCATTCGGGTTGGAGATGGCTGGGCCGACGTGGTCCCCCTTCCCCGGCATCGCTGGCGGGTAGAGCGGGGTACCGATGGCACCACCCTTTATCTCTACTTTGAACCGGGGCTTCGGGAACTCCCTTTGCCAGATCCCATAACCATAAAAGAAGCGGCCCGTTCCCAGGGGGCGGTGGATAAATATCTTATTTCTGACGAACTCATCAAAAAGGAACTCCAGAAGGCCCTTGAAACAGGTCAGCCCCTTTCGGCCTTTCCCCTCACGAGTTACCAGGAGGCGGATGCCCGGGTGGAAATAACCCCTGACGGCCTTCGGGCCTATTTGTATCTTCGCAAAGGGATGGCCGGCGCCCCTCCCCTGGAACCGAAACGTATTGGCGAAGTCATCCGCCAATCAGGCGTACGACTAAAGGACCCCCAAAAAGTAAAAACAGATATTCTTGCTTTTTTAAAGGGCCCCGCTACGGAACTTAGCGACTATATCCTTGCAGAAGGAACAGCCCCAAGTCGTGGAAAAGATAAAGAAATAAAGATAACCGTTTCCCCCTTAAATGAAGAGGAATGGCAAAAAAAGAAAGAAAGGCTCCAGCAGTGGCTTTCCCATCCTTTACAAAAAGGGATTTCCCTCCTCTTTCCTCCCGAGGAAGCAACGATAAGTGCGATGGTACAGAAGGGCAGCCGGGTAGCCCAATTAGTAAGCGCTGCTTCTGGCACACCGGGGATGGACGTGTATGGCCAGCCAATTCCCGCCATTCCTGGCAATGACCCGGACATGGACTATTCATCGGGCCTTTCCCTGATAAAAGGAGACCTGATCTGTGAACAGTCGGGCTTGCTCCTGATTAAACAGGTAGAACGAAGTTATGTGTTTCAACTCCTGGAGTATCAGGACGCTCGTATCACCGTCCAGATTCGAGAGGATGGGATGGAAGCCACCCTCAGCCTAGAGAAAGAACAGGGAGCGGGAACACCGCTTACCGCCGAAGGGGTCCGGCAGGCCCTTTCCGACGCGGGAGTTCAGCGGGGCATCGATGGGAATGCGCTGGGGGACCTTATAAAAGAAGCCCTCGAACAGGGGAGCGCCGGTCCTCGGGTGGTAGCCCGGGGAGAACCGGCGATTCCTGCGGGCGGAGTAGCCCTGGTGTGGCAGCTACCATCCTTACAACAGGAAGGGGCTCCCATGGGTCGTCAACCCACAAAGGCACCTGTGGAAAAAGGACAAGAGGTAGCCCAGCTTATCAAAACAGGAGAAGCGGGACGGGCCGGCTTTGATGTACGGGGTAATGTGATAGAACCCGAAAAAGGGGAAGGCTTCCCTGTTAAATACGATGAGTCTTTGCAGGCCCTTCCCTTTGAACGGGGGCTTCGCCTTATCGCCGGCCGTTCAGGGGAACTGGTATTTGATGGGTGGAGTCTTACCATCCGTTCTCAGTATGTGGTTTCCGCCGATGTGGGCCCCCGCACGGGGAACATTAATTTTACAGGGGAGATTCGAATTGCCGGAAAGGTCCAGAGCGGTTTTGCCGTTTTCGGCGGTACCGACATTTACATCGGTGGACCGGTAGAAGGGGCCCTGGTTTCCGCGGGTGGGAAAGTGGTCATCCAACAGGGAATCATTGGTGGAGACCGGGGGGTGGTCCGGGCGCGCAAAACCATAGAGGCTTCTTTTGTGGAACGGGCAACCCTTTTAGCGGTGGAAAACATCGTCATTAAAAACGGGGCCCTGGGCTGTAACATTAAAACCAATGGGAAGCTCCATCTTGTAAGCGAACGGGGAGTCCTGGTAGGAGGGGTCTGCAAGGCCCGGCTCGGCATTGATGTTATGCAGGTTGGTTCGGAACGGGGCATTCGGACCGAAATTTCCTTCGGTCAGGACTATCTGATTGCGGATCAGATAGAAGTATTAGAACGGGAACAGGAAAAGGTGCGGCAGGCAATTCAAGCGCTGGATAAACAGATTAAACAGGCCCTTGCCTCGGGTAAAAACATCGATGGGCTGGGAGCCGAAAAGGTGCGGCTCCTTAAATTGCTCGAGAAATACGGCATGAAGTTGTTTACCCTGCGGGAAAAATTTGAAGAACATTTCCCCTCGGAAATTCGGGTGCGGGGGAATATCTTCCCCGGGGTGGTCATGGAAAGCCATGGTCGGTATTATGAAGTAAAGCAACGTCGAAGTCAGGTGGTCTTTTTCTTTAACCGGGAGACTGGCCGGATTCAAGAAAAATCTCTTGTGTAA
- the lgt gene encoding prolipoprotein diacylglyceryl transferase, which produces MPLYIQYPSWLHPEIIPGLPIRWYGLMYLVAFGITYFLFRRQLKERSIQVDEDSISGLFFWGILSLLIGARVFATIVYDTSGIYLRAPWRIFWPFDEKGHFVGLQGMSYHGGVIGAIIGIAGYCRYKKWSIREIGDLLVAGIPLGYTFGRLGNFINGELYGRVTTAPIGMIFPQAEQFPVTEPWVREIVEKLNLAVTSGYVNLPRHPSQLYEALFEGVILWLILWFLRNRRPFRGFLIGLYLIGYGLFRFVIEYFREPDADLGYRIQLVDTGLPPALFSSPFNLSTGQVLCLLMIIGGGIWLWVASRLPGRELLASSIQAGTFVPGASSEKGRGGAGSNRPKNEQRKLRKKLR; this is translated from the coding sequence ATGCCCCTCTATATTCAGTATCCATCGTGGTTACACCCGGAGATAATTCCAGGCTTACCTATCCGCTGGTATGGGCTCATGTATCTGGTAGCCTTTGGGATTACCTATTTTTTGTTTAGGCGACAGCTAAAAGAGCGCTCCATTCAGGTAGATGAGGATAGCATTTCGGGGCTCTTTTTTTGGGGAATCCTCTCGCTCCTCATAGGAGCCCGTGTTTTTGCCACCATTGTGTACGACACCAGCGGAATCTACCTTCGGGCCCCCTGGAGAATCTTCTGGCCCTTTGACGAAAAGGGCCACTTCGTAGGACTCCAAGGTATGAGCTACCATGGAGGGGTTATTGGGGCCATCATTGGCATTGCTGGCTATTGCCGGTACAAAAAATGGTCCATCCGCGAGATTGGGGACCTTCTTGTGGCGGGCATTCCCCTAGGGTATACCTTTGGGCGGCTTGGGAACTTTATCAATGGAGAACTGTACGGCCGGGTTACCACCGCTCCCATAGGGATGATTTTCCCCCAGGCTGAACAGTTTCCCGTCACCGAACCGTGGGTGCGGGAAATCGTAGAAAAACTAAACCTGGCGGTGACTTCCGGCTATGTCAACCTTCCCCGCCACCCCTCCCAACTATACGAGGCCCTCTTCGAAGGGGTAATTCTCTGGCTTATTCTGTGGTTTCTTCGCAACCGGCGCCCATTCCGGGGTTTTTTGATCGGCCTGTATCTTATCGGGTATGGGCTTTTCCGTTTTGTAATTGAATATTTCCGGGAACCCGATGCGGATTTGGGCTACCGCATCCAACTGGTGGACACCGGTTTACCTCCGGCCCTTTTTTCTTCTCCTTTTAATCTCTCCACCGGCCAGGTACTCTGCCTGTTGATGATTATAGGTGGGGGTATCTGGCTATGGGTGGCTTCCCGCTTACCTGGCCGGGAACTCCTTGCTTCTTCCATACAGGCGGGAACCTTTGTGCCCGGGGCCTCATCAGAAAAAGGCCGGGGAGGTGCGGGTTCGAATCGTCCAAAGAATGAACAACGGAAACTCCGTAAGAAATTACGATGA
- a CDS encoding pyridoxal-phosphate dependent enzyme, which translates to MRYYSTRDPSHYVDFRTAALTGLAPDGGLYIPEEFPAYRGAVRNSLHTMSFLEIAFETIRPYVQGEIPDSVLQDLVASAYPFTAPIVPVGDRLVLELFHGPTAAFKDFGARFMARAFSYLRRNEDKPLHILVATSGDTGGAVADGFFQVEGISVTVLYPRGRVSPLQERQIAGLGGNIQALAVEGSFDDCQRLVKAAFGDRRLQQKLVLSSANSINVARLIPQAVYYAAGAGRLWGGHYDTDGAATPRLEGKAEEQRVVKKGIPQGSRVIFCVPSGNFGNLTAGLYAMEMGAPIQGFIAATNINKTIPEYLENGVYTPRTSVATISNAMDVGAPSNFERMKAHWSYEALRSRIQGVWVTDEATRETIQEVKKQHGYVLDPHGAVGWRAVDHLLRDKKLRVEEEPLAVLATAHPAKFSEVVEDLVGPVPLPEALQKALERPVLSQVIPADLDALVSVLLK; encoded by the coding sequence GTGCGCTACTACAGTACCCGGGATCCTAGCCATTATGTCGATTTTAGAACCGCCGCTCTCACGGGGCTCGCCCCCGATGGAGGCCTGTACATTCCCGAAGAATTTCCCGCCTATCGAGGGGCGGTCCGTAATTCTTTGCATACCATGTCTTTTCTGGAAATAGCCTTCGAGACGATTCGCCCCTACGTGCAGGGGGAAATTCCCGATTCGGTGTTGCAAGACCTGGTAGCCTCCGCCTATCCTTTTACAGCCCCCATCGTACCGGTGGGGGATCGCCTGGTACTGGAGCTTTTTCATGGGCCCACGGCCGCCTTTAAGGACTTTGGGGCCCGTTTCATGGCCCGGGCTTTCTCGTACCTCCGACGGAACGAAGATAAACCCCTGCATATTCTCGTAGCCACCTCCGGTGATACCGGGGGGGCTGTGGCGGACGGTTTTTTTCAGGTGGAAGGGATCTCGGTAACCGTGTTGTACCCCCGGGGGAGGGTAAGTCCCCTTCAGGAACGGCAAATTGCCGGTCTTGGGGGCAATATTCAAGCCCTCGCGGTAGAAGGTTCCTTTGATGATTGTCAGCGCCTGGTAAAGGCCGCCTTTGGGGACCGGCGGCTCCAGCAAAAGCTGGTGTTATCCTCGGCCAATTCCATCAATGTGGCCCGGCTTATTCCCCAGGCCGTGTACTATGCCGCAGGGGCAGGTCGCCTGTGGGGAGGTCATTACGATACTGACGGCGCAGCCACCCCCCGCCTTGAAGGCAAAGCGGAAGAACAACGGGTAGTCAAAAAAGGCATTCCCCAGGGAAGCAGGGTGATCTTTTGCGTCCCCAGCGGTAATTTTGGGAACCTGACGGCGGGGCTGTATGCCATGGAGATGGGAGCCCCCATTCAGGGTTTCATTGCAGCCACAAACATCAATAAAACAATTCCCGAATACCTGGAAAACGGGGTATATACCCCTCGGACCTCCGTGGCCACCATTTCGAATGCCATGGATGTGGGGGCCCCCAGCAATTTTGAACGGATGAAGGCCCACTGGTCCTACGAAGCCCTCCGGAGTCGAATCCAGGGGGTATGGGTCACCGACGAAGCCACCCGGGAAACCATCCAGGAAGTAAAAAAACAGCACGGTTATGTACTGGATCCCCATGGCGCGGTAGGATGGCGGGCCGTCGACCACCTCTTACGGGATAAGAAGCTCCGCGTCGAAGAGGAGCCCCTGGCGGTGCTGGCCACCGCCCATCCGGCTAAATTTTCAGAAGTGGTGGAAGACCTGGTAGGGCCTGTTCCCCTTCCCGAGGCATTACAAAAAGCCCTGGAACGGCCCGTCCTTTCTCAGGTAATCCCTGCGGACCTGGATGCCCTGGTTTCGGTTCTCCTGAAATAG
- a CDS encoding Hsp20/alpha crystallin family protein, which translates to MNALSLYRPRSIQKALEDFDRLFDSFFGDFGDSNGKGVLTTRIPAVDVRETEDAYILEAELPGFDEKSISAHVDGKVLTIETKRDEKTEKREGTYVLQERYCQAFKRSFTLPEDANPDAITASFKNGLLTMTIKKQPEAQRKLIKIEG; encoded by the coding sequence ATGAACGCTCTGAGTCTGTATCGACCCCGCTCAATCCAGAAGGCCCTGGAAGATTTTGATCGGCTCTTCGATTCTTTCTTTGGTGATTTTGGAGATTCTAACGGTAAGGGGGTTCTGACCACCCGTATTCCCGCCGTTGATGTCCGCGAAACGGAAGATGCCTATATCCTGGAGGCAGAACTTCCCGGCTTTGATGAAAAGTCTATTTCGGCCCATGTGGATGGTAAGGTTCTTACCATCGAAACCAAACGGGACGAAAAGACCGAAAAACGGGAAGGCACCTATGTATTGCAGGAACGGTACTGCCAGGCCTTTAAACGGTCCTTTACGCTTCCGGAAGATGCCAATCCTGATGCGATTACCGCTTCGTTCAAAAATGGGCTCCTTACCATGACCATTAAGAAACAGCCCGAAGCGCAGCGGAAACTCATCAAGATTGAAGGCTAA